A stretch of Aerococcus urinaehominis DNA encodes these proteins:
- a CDS encoding sugar transferase, whose translation MQKDGGWTNWYRVAIAGLEAFLLFISYILSFFLRYGRYVPARNFDAFQGAIGWILIVFIIFNLLFGVYILYNKTHADLFFITVIIQGLLAVFTMVLSFAGRWLAFPRTVILIDFFVSIIILFCFRAMVFNIYRRYTSTKRVMIVGVEDEVFPAIFNFKSSKSTRHIVTHVVLSDYYENVKARLDEFDIVYLASQIDEDEKLKIYDLLMRENKKLFLNSKFENLVMVNPNIMNFEDESIIETSDFAIPADQELIKRGLDILMALAILIVASPIMLVTALLVKLTSPGPVFYRQTRITKGGEEFEILKFRSMSATAEDKSGPVIATKNDSRVTSVGKFIRATRIDELPQVINVLKGEMSMIGPRPERPFFVDQFQAQNPHYYLRHNVRAGITGYAQVYGKYASDFNSKLNFDLIYIKKYHLILDFKILLQTIKILFDKVSSSGIDENAKPTVTREEINNMRIELVE comes from the coding sequence ATGCAAAAAGATGGTGGGTGGACAAATTGGTACCGAGTAGCCATTGCTGGTCTAGAGGCCTTCTTACTCTTTATTTCCTATATTTTGTCCTTCTTCCTGCGTTACGGACGATATGTACCAGCCCGTAATTTTGATGCCTTTCAGGGGGCCATTGGTTGGATTTTGATAGTTTTTATTATCTTTAACCTCTTATTTGGCGTTTATATTCTTTATAACAAAACCCATGCTGACCTCTTCTTTATTACCGTCATTATTCAGGGCTTGCTGGCTGTTTTTACCATGGTACTCAGTTTTGCTGGCCGCTGGCTAGCCTTTCCGCGGACGGTAATCTTGATTGACTTTTTTGTTTCAATCATCATCCTTTTTTGTTTCCGGGCTATGGTCTTTAATATCTATCGCCGCTATACCTCGACTAAACGGGTTATGATTGTCGGTGTGGAAGATGAGGTCTTTCCGGCCATCTTTAATTTTAAATCTTCCAAGTCAACCCGACATATTGTCACCCATGTCGTTTTGTCAGATTATTACGAGAATGTTAAAGCCCGCTTGGATGAATTTGATATTGTTTACCTAGCTTCCCAGATTGATGAGGATGAGAAGCTAAAGATTTATGACCTCTTAATGCGGGAAAATAAAAAACTCTTCTTAAACTCTAAGTTTGAAAACTTGGTAATGGTTAATCCCAATATCATGAACTTCGAGGATGAATCGATTATTGAAACATCTGATTTTGCGATTCCAGCAGACCAAGAACTCATCAAACGGGGACTGGATATCCTAATGGCCCTTGCCATTCTGATTGTCGCTTCCCCAATTATGTTAGTGACGGCCCTTCTAGTAAAATTGACCTCGCCTGGACCGGTATTTTACCGACAAACTCGGATTACTAAGGGCGGGGAGGAATTTGAAATCCTTAAATTCAGATCGATGTCCGCTACAGCCGAGGACAAGTCGGGGCCAGTTATTGCCACTAAAAATGACTCCCGGGTAACCTCCGTTGGTAAATTTATTCGAGCGACCCGGATTGATGAATTGCCTCAGGTGATCAATGTCCTTAAAGGGGAAATGTCCATGATTGGCCCCAGACCTGAACGGCCTTTCTTTGTTGACCAGTTCCAGGCCCAAAACCCCCACTACTATCTCCGCCATAATGTCCGGGCTGGGATTACGGGTTATGCCCAAGTTTATGGCAAGTATGCCAGCGATTTTAACTCTAAATTGAATTTTGACTTGATTTATATTAAGAAGTATCATTTGATTTTAGATTTTAAGATTCTCTTGCAGACCATTAAAATCCTTTTTGATAAGGTTTCTTCATCAGGGATTGATGAAAATGCTAAACCAACTGTCACTAGAGAAGAAATTAATAATATGCGGATTGAATTAGTTGAATAG